One part of the Rutidosis leptorrhynchoides isolate AG116_Rl617_1_P2 chromosome 1, CSIRO_AGI_Rlap_v1, whole genome shotgun sequence genome encodes these proteins:
- the LOC139867754 gene encoding serine/threonine-protein kinase UCN-like, which yields MATVSSPEIHLHDLRVIKILGNGALGTVFLVHNRHSDPSAHFPFALKVVEKACPNAKTDVDRRARWEMSVLEKLTDKPDPFLPSLLGYFETEELIAWAIPFCPGGDLNVLRHRQIDRVFSVTVIRFYLAEIVCALEHLHSLGIVYRDLKPENILIQSSGHVTLTDFDLSRTLAPKSLKSLILSSEPEMFTNKPLRNRKLTRVLTFTREKKNIKLKKTKSARVSPMTRRNLSFSNGERSNSFVGTEEYMAPEVVRGDGHEFAVDWWSLGILCYEMLYGTTPFRGKNRKETFGRILMMPPKFNGKLTPLTDLITNLLEKEPTRRLGYTSGACEIKDHPFFGGLKWDLLTEMLRPPFIPSRDDVELTGNDWGGGINITEYFKKLRELPSPLDSPSRDDCEYNVSLTEF from the coding sequence ATGGCCACCGTATCATCACCGGAGATACACCTTCACGATCTTCGTGTCATTAAAATTTTAGGTAACGGAGCTTTAGGCACAGTTTTTCTCGTTCACAATCGCCATTCTGACCCATCTGCCCATTTCCCATTCGCGTTGAAAGTCGTTGAAAAAGCTTGCCCGAATGCCAAAACGGACGTTGACCGCCGTGCCCGGTGGGAAATGTCCGTTTTAGAAAAACTTACCGATAAACCCGACCCGTTTTTACCATCGTTACTCGGGTATTTTGAAACGGAAGAACTAATCGCTTGGGCTATTCCGTTTTGTCCGGGTGGTGATTTAAACGTCTTACGTCATCGTCAAATAGACCGGGTTTTTTCAGTAACTGTTATCCGGTTTTATTTGGCGGAAATTGTTTGTGCGTTAGAACACCTTCATAGTTTAGGTATTGTGTACCGTGATTTAAAGCCAGAAAATATTTTAATTCAAAGTTCGGGTCACGTGACTCTCACGGACTTTGATTTATCACGTACACTCGCACCCAAATCGTTGAAATCACTAATTTTGTCTTCTGAACCAGAAATGTTTACGAATAAACCCTTACGAAACCGGAAGCTCACACGTGTGTTGACGTTCACACGTGAGAAGAAAAACATCAAATTGAAGAAAACAAAAAGTGCTCGTGTATCACCAATGACACGTAGGAATTTGAGTTTTTCTAACGGTGAACGGTCGAATTCGTTCGTCGGAACGGAAGAGTACATGGCGCCGGAAGTTGTTCGTGGCGACGGTCATGAGTTTGCCGTTGATTGGTGGTCGTTAGGAATCTTATGCTACGAAATGTTGTACGGTACAACTCCGTTTCGTGGGAAAAACCGTAAAGAAACGTTTGGGAGGATACTTATGATGCCGCCGAAGTTTAACGGGAAGTTGACACCGTTAACGGATTTAATTACGAATTTACTAGAAAAAGAGCCCACGCGGCGACTAGGGTACACTAGTGGCGCGTGTGAAATTAAAGATCACCCATTTTTTGGCGGGTTGAAGTGGGATTTATTAACGGAAATGTTACGGCCTCCTTTTATTCCGTCAAGAGATGACGTGGAGTTAACGGGGAACGATTGGGGTGGTGGTATAAACATAACGGAGTATTTTAAAAAGCTTAGGGAACTGCCGTCACCGTTAGATTCTCCTTCAAGAGATGATTGTGAATATAACGTCTCGTTAACGGAGTTTTGA